A single window of Nicotiana sylvestris chromosome 5, ASM39365v2, whole genome shotgun sequence DNA harbors:
- the LOC138869632 gene encoding uncharacterized protein, with protein sequence MDDKSISSSSTAQVTDLAGTDAGKTAIDPSHSFYLHPSDSLGMLLVNIVFDGKGYGGWRREILIALLAKNKVGFIDGSISQPKISSDSFKSWARCNDMVISWLLNALSKEIAESVLYSKISQQI encoded by the coding sequence ATGGATGACAAATCTATTTCTTCTTCAAGCACAGCCCAAGTCACAGATCTTGCTGGGACTGATGCTGGAAAAACTGCTATTGACCCCAGTCATTCCTTTTATCTCCATCCCTCAGATTCACTAGGAATGCTGCTTGTGAACATTGTTTTCGATGGAAAAGGGTATGGAGGCTGGCGCAGAGAGATACTTATTGCTTTATTAGCCAAAAATAAAGTTGGCTTCATTGATGGCTCCATTTCTCAACCTAAAATTTCCTCTGATTCCTTCAAATCATGGGCTCGCTGCAACGACATGGTGATATCTTGGTTGTTGAATGCACTCTCCAAAGAGATAGCAGAGAGTGTCCTCTACTCTAAGATTTCTCAGCAGATCTAG